The Candidatus Hydrogenedentota bacterium region TTATGATCCTGTCAGTATTATCGCTGTGGAAGAACAGATGGAAAAACAGGGATTGGAACCCAGAATCATTGTTGATTGCAGCCATGCCAATTGCGGTAAACGGCCGCGGCTTCAAGCCCACGTGCTGCGCGATGTGGTACAGCAGCGTTTGGAAGGGAATAGCTCCATTATTGGTGTTATGCTTGAAAGCAATTTAGAGGAAGGCAATCAGCCTATTTGTGATACTCCTGCCGACCTGAAATATGGGTTGAGCATTACCGATCCCTGTATTGGCTGGGAAACAACAGCGTCATTGTTGCGTGAAGTACACGAGAAATTGTCGAGTGGGACAGTCTAAGTTCGCGATAAATCATTTTTTCTTTTTTTAAAGCATAGTGAAACCTGAACGTGTTTTTTATTGTCTAATGGATTGATTCTCAAACTTCAACCCTCAACAAGGAGACAACCCTATGAAGAAGATGATTTTGGCGATGGTTTTGGTGCTTGGTGTGTGCGGCATTTCCCATGCCCAGTGTGAGACGGAAAACCTGCTGGAAAAAGTCGTACTGATCGAATTTGCGGATCAAGTCGGTTTAGATCAATATGACATGTGGGAATTTTTGTCAGGATATGCCGAATACCGTGACACCATGGACATGCTGGAAAAAAATCTTGCAGATGCGAAGGAAGCCCTTCAAAGCGCTATTGATTCCGGTAATTCCGGAGAAATCTCCACCAAACTGCGCGCTATGTTGGCAGCTGATAAGGCTGTGTTTGACGCGAGACATGCAGCCATTAACGAAGCAGGCTCTCTACTGACTAACGAAGACACGGCGAAGCTGGCGCTCATCGTGGTTGATCTTCCCGCTGCGAAAAAAGCGCTTCAAGATTCGCTCTTACCGCGCCGTTTTCCTGCTGCCGCTCCAAAAGCCGCTGAAGCCGTCGAAGAAGCCGCTGTTGCTGCAGACCCCAACGAAGAAGTTCTGGCTGCCGTAAAAGAAATCTTTAATGCTTTGGAAACCGGTAATGTCGAAAAAGTTCTTGAACTGATCTCCGAAGACTTTTATCAACCGCAAGTAGGCGATAAAGACTCGGTAAAAGATTATGCCGACCAAGGCAAAGAGATGGGGCTCCTTGATGATGTGCCCCAGACCGTCAAAGATTATGATGCGAAACTCGTCCTTGACGATGCTGAAATTGAATTTGATGACGACGGCGAAGCGACCGTTTATCCGATTGACATTGCCACCAATCAAGGTTCCGTTACGCTGGAATTTGTGATGAAAAAAGAATCCGACGGCAAATGGCGCTTGGTCGGCGGTGACGCTTACGGGATTTAATTCCTTCTGCTTTTTCGTTAAATGATAGATTGAATCCGGGATAGTCTTCGACCTCTCAAAGCACCGACCCATTAGAGTTGGAACGCTGAGACGTCAAGACTATCCCTTTTTTTATATTTCCATAACGTTTTGGATTTTCGAAGAGGTTGCAATTCGCCTTTGAAGCTGTGCCCGCTGACCCGAGGTGTTTTTCTCCTTTCTCATGAACTATGGTAAACTATTCCTATAACGATTTGTTTCCCCCCTGCCGCCTACACGATGCCTTTGTCTGCCAGAGATAAACGATTGGATTGTATATGGACAAAAAAATAGTATCTCCAGAAGCCGCCTTGTCTTTATTGAACCTTCCCGTAGAGACAGAAGCCCTCCTTCGTGCTGCGCCGAAGGTCCATGTTGCCCGTAACACCGTGGAGCTTGTAGATCTCGCCTGTGGTGGCGCCGACAGTGATTATTATGAAGTCACCTATGATGTCCCGGGAATGGGCGCCGTTACTGAGGCGCGGGTAGCGCGGGTTCGCAACGGCGTCAGCGCCAATTATGATGAGCCTTATATGCGCCGCCGTGATCCTGATTGTATGATCATGGGCGATACACTGCCCACGGATAAACCCACCTTTGAGCAGCGTTTTGGTCAGCCTTTCGAGCCTTTGCGGGAACGGTCTATAAATTGGTTGAAAGAACAGCGCTTGTCCGTTTTTGCCTTTGTTGCAGGCCGCCGAAAAATGGGTATGGACGCTGTGGTGGTGTGCCCTGAAAATGCGGGATTTTTTGCGTTGGGCCTTGCCATGTTGCAGGGAATTATTGCGCCTGAGGATCTGCCGCCGAAGTTTAAGCCCCGTTTGATCATCTATGTAGCGCCGCCTTTTCGTCATACTGATTTGGATGGGAAACAGGTGGTTGTACACAAACGCGGCGATAATATTCACGAAATTTACGCCTACAATCTGTATCCCGGGCCGAGTGCAAAGAAGGGCGTCTACGGCAGCCTCCTTGGTCTTGGCGAACAGGAAGGGTGGGTGACTGCCCATGCTTCCGTCGTTCAAGTCGTGACGCCCTACGACAATACACTGAATATCATGCATGAAGGGGCGAGCGGAGGCGGTAAAAGCGAAATGCTGGAGATTGCGCAGCGTGAAGCCGATGGGCGTCTTCTTATCGGCGCAAACTTGATCACGGGCGAAAAACGGTATATCGAGATTCCGCGGGGCTGTGCCTTGCGGCCCGCTGCCGACGACATGGCCTTATGTCATCCGTCCATACAAAAGGGTGATGGTAAACTTGCCGTCGTCGATGCAGAGCATTCGTGGTTCGTCCGGGTAAACCATATCCGACACTATGCAACGGCGCCGCTTTTCGAGGCGTTGACGGCGCAGCCTCCCGAACCGCTGCTCTTTTTGAATATTGATGCCGTTCCTAAAAGCAGGGCTCTCATCTGGGAGCATATTGAAGACGCGCCCAACGAACCTTGTCCGAATCCCCGCGTCATCGTACCGCGTCATACCATGCAGGACGTTATCGATCAGCCCTTGTCTATTGATATACGCAGTCTGGGTGTCCGCGCGCCCATGTGCAGCGCAGAGAATCCCTCTTATGGGATCATTGGTATTTTTCATCTGCTGCCGCCGGCGCTCTCGTGGTTGTGGCGGCTCGTATCGCCGCGGGGCTATGCCAATCCCAGTATTATTGATACTTCCGATATGACTACCGAAGGGGTCGGTTCCTATTGGCCTTTTGCCCCGGGCTTGAAGGTTGATCATGCCAATCTTTTGTTGAACCAAATCATGGCAACGCCGAAAGTGGTTCACATATTATGTCCTAACCAACATATAGGTGTGTGGAAAACGGGCTTCATGCCCCAGTGGCTCACCCGCGAATATCTGGCACGCCGGGGCGTGGCGAAATTCAAATCCGATCAAATTACGCCGGCCCGTTGTCCTTTGCTTGGACATGCCTTGTGTCACCTCACATTAGAGGGCAACTCTGTTTCTGAACGCTTGCTTCAAGTACAGCTTCAACCGGAAGTGGGCGAAGTAGGCTATGATGAAGGGGCGGAACTTTTAACCCGTTTCTTCCATGACCACATCCGTGAATTTATGGTTCCCGAATTGCATCCCCTTGGAAAAACCATTATAGAATGTTGTCTGGACGGCGGGCAGGTAACGGATTACCAAGGTTTAATTGCGACTACCTATTTAGGATCCGGAACGAATTGACGCTCTCAATAGAGCGTTGGATTTAAAAATGATTGTTGCTGCCCCACGTCGTCAGTGATACGATGGCGTGTGCACACCAACCCTATAGAATTTTCTCCATGGACAAACCCCGGTTAACAATTCTGATTCATCCCGGCGCCAAGGCAATGCAGGTGCTTCCCGGCACCTCTTTACTTGACCTGCTGCGCCGCACCGATCTCAGTCTGAATCAGTCTTGCGGCGGCGTGGGCAGTTGCGGGAAATGTCGTGTCCGTTTCTTGGGTGATGCACCTACGCCGGGAGATAAGGATATGCGGCTTCTGACGCCTGAGGAACGTCATGAGGGGTGGCGACTGGGCTGCCAAGTGCGTTTTTATACAGATGCCGAAGTGGAATTACCTGCATCCTCACAGGGGACAGGGCGGCTGCAAATCCAGTCTTTCGGACGCCAGAGTGAGAGCCGCACCGTAGACGGAGAAACACGAAAATACTTTTTACGTCTGCCGCCGCCCTCCATGGCCGACAATCAAGCGGATCTTCTTCGTCTGGAGTCTTCGTTGCGTGAGGCGTCAGCCGCCGGATTGGAAGACAATTCCTTGTACGCGTCAGCGGCTGTATTGCAGCGGCTTGGAGAAAGGCTGCGTGCCCACAATTTTGAAGGAAGCGTTACGCTTAGGGGTAACGAACTGATTGACTTTGAAGGGGGGGATACACGTACTCAATGTTACGGAATCGCTTTTGATATTGGAACGACCTCCTTGGTCGGCGCGTTACTGCATCTTGAAACGGGCGAATCAATAGCCGAGGCTGCGTGCCTGAATCCCCAGACCCGCTACGGCGATGATGTATTGAGCCGTATTGCTTTTGCTTCGTCCGGGAACGATGCACTCTTGGAAATGCAGGATTGTCTATTGGAACGGATCCGAGAAATGATCCTGCAGATTTGCGATGAAGCAAGGGTTCAAAAAGATCATGTCTATGCCCTCGTCTTCACCGGCAACACGACCATGTCCCATCTGGCAGCGGGATTTTCTCCTGCGTCTCTGGGGGTTGCGCCTTTCGTGCCCCTTTACGCCCGTGGAGTGACGCTGAGCGCGGCAGACTTAGCGTTACCGGTCCATGATCATGCCCAAGTCTATTTGTTGCCTGTCATTAGCGGCTTTGTAGGCGGAGACACGGTGACGGCTATGGTTGCTGCAGAAATAGACGAACAGCCGGGCCCGGTACTTATGGTGGATATCGGAACCAACGGAGAATTGGTATTGGCAGACGGAGCGCGTATGCTTGCTGCGAGTACGGCAGCAGGGCCTGCTTTCGAGGGCGCACGTATTTCCTGTGGGATGCGTGCTGTTGAGGGTGCCGTGGAGCATATCAACATTAGCGATGATGTATATTTGCAGGTCGTTGGCGGCAAAGCGCCTATAGGACTGTGCGGCAGCGGTCTTATAGACTTGTGCGGGGAATTGTTGAAAATCGGATGCCTCACAGCAGACGGGCGTTTACTGTCTGTGGAGGAAGCGCCGAAAAACTTGCCGCCTAAAGTAGCGCGGCGTTTACAACGAGATTCCCAAGGGCGTCCGGAATTTGTCTTTTTAGAAACACAAGAAAAAAGGTTGAGCTTCACTCAGAATGACGCCCGTGAATTGCAATTGGCTGTGGCGGCCATTCGTGCCGGCATGACATTACTGTTGAGGCACGCGGGGCTGCAAGTGGAGGATCTGCACGGGATTTATATTGCCGGCGGCTTTGGAAGCTATATCAATAGGGAGAATGCGCAGCGGATTGCGTTGTTTCCGACTGAAGTGCACACCGAAAAAATACAGTTTCCGGGCAATCTTGCGTTCAGCGGCGCCCAATGGGTACTCCTATCAAAAAAGGCGCGGCAGCAGGCTGAAGACCTGGCACGCCGCGCCGAACATATCGAACTTAGTCAGGATCCCGATTTTGCTTTGGAATTTGCCATGGCAACGCTCTTTCCTGATGAAGGTTGTGAGGCGTAAATCTCTATTCTCTGTCCTTGCAGACCAATGCATTATCTAAGGGCACAAAAGGTTCTTTCCAGTGGCGATATTGATAGATAAGGAACCAAATGATCGCGATGCCTGCAATGGTTAAGGGCATGGTCAATTTCGGTTTCAATTGGTATAGCGCCCCCGAAAGCAAAAGCATGGATATGAGCGGCAGATGACGATGATTCCAGAAGCAGTAGTAAATGGCTGCCGTGACGGGGATGGCAAAGAAGGTCGCCATGAGTACGCAATAGGGGAAATGGGCCGTTGTATAGATTCGTGTGTAGCCGTGGAACGCGCCGAGCAGCAAGAGGGGTATACGGAACTTCCAAGACTTAATCAACATGAAATAAATAAAGATTTGTGCCCAAAAGCTGGAGGTATGTCCCGAGACATAGGAGAAGCCGCCGCGCACGATTTCATCAGGCATTTGGCGTATGGCTCCATTCCAAGCTTCGTTGTTTTTATGTAAGGGACGTACACGGGCGACCAATTCTTTGATGTTGTCTTCCCCGATGACGTTGACGAAGAATAGAGACAGCAACGTAAGCCAGAAGGCTTGGGCGAATTTCTCCTGATTTTCGTCATCGAGCCATATATATAGATTTCCGGCAATATAAAAGCCGCCCAAAAATATCAGGGCGAGGGGCAGAAAAATAATGGGGTATTCATATTCCGACCAATAAAAAATGCCTCGTTTGGCAACAAACATTCCGGCGCCATGCCACAGAGCCACAAGGATCCCGATACAATGGACGGTCCGTTGCGCCCATTTCTTGCCGCCGGGCCGGTTGCGCGTGGCGTAGAAGCCAATGATCCATACCAAGGAGATGATGAGCAGATAGGTCATCCCGAAATCTGTTTGCAATATGACGAGTTCATCGAGG contains the following coding sequences:
- a CDS encoding DUF4914 family protein: MDKKIVSPEAALSLLNLPVETEALLRAAPKVHVARNTVELVDLACGGADSDYYEVTYDVPGMGAVTEARVARVRNGVSANYDEPYMRRRDPDCMIMGDTLPTDKPTFEQRFGQPFEPLRERSINWLKEQRLSVFAFVAGRRKMGMDAVVVCPENAGFFALGLAMLQGIIAPEDLPPKFKPRLIIYVAPPFRHTDLDGKQVVVHKRGDNIHEIYAYNLYPGPSAKKGVYGSLLGLGEQEGWVTAHASVVQVVTPYDNTLNIMHEGASGGGKSEMLEIAQREADGRLLIGANLITGEKRYIEIPRGCALRPAADDMALCHPSIQKGDGKLAVVDAEHSWFVRVNHIRHYATAPLFEALTAQPPEPLLFLNIDAVPKSRALIWEHIEDAPNEPCPNPRVIVPRHTMQDVIDQPLSIDIRSLGVRAPMCSAENPSYGIIGIFHLLPPALSWLWRLVSPRGYANPSIIDTSDMTTEGVGSYWPFAPGLKVDHANLLLNQIMATPKVVHILCPNQHIGVWKTGFMPQWLTREYLARRGVAKFKSDQITPARCPLLGHALCHLTLEGNSVSERLLQVQLQPEVGEVGYDEGAELLTRFFHDHIREFMVPELHPLGKTIIECCLDGGQVTDYQGLIATTYLGSGTN
- a CDS encoding phosphatase PAP2 family protein, whose amino-acid sequence is MIIKNGTLREHALAWLVFIPIFAVFFAITWYMGRFVEAQWDINLLLFLNPDNYVPVLDELVILQTDFGMTYLLIISLVWIIGFYATRNRPGGKKWAQRTVHCIGILVALWHGAGMFVAKRGIFYWSEYEYPIIFLPLALIFLGGFYIAGNLYIWLDDENQEKFAQAFWLTLLSLFFVNVIGEDNIKELVARVRPLHKNNEAWNGAIRQMPDEIVRGGFSYVSGHTSSFWAQIFIYFMLIKSWKFRIPLLLLGAFHGYTRIYTTAHFPYCVLMATFFAIPVTAAIYYCFWNHRHLPLISMLLLSGALYQLKPKLTMPLTIAGIAIIWFLIYQYRHWKEPFVPLDNALVCKDRE
- a CDS encoding DUF4445 domain-containing protein — encoded protein: MDKPRLTILIHPGAKAMQVLPGTSLLDLLRRTDLSLNQSCGGVGSCGKCRVRFLGDAPTPGDKDMRLLTPEERHEGWRLGCQVRFYTDAEVELPASSQGTGRLQIQSFGRQSESRTVDGETRKYFLRLPPPSMADNQADLLRLESSLREASAAGLEDNSLYASAAVLQRLGERLRAHNFEGSVTLRGNELIDFEGGDTRTQCYGIAFDIGTTSLVGALLHLETGESIAEAACLNPQTRYGDDVLSRIAFASSGNDALLEMQDCLLERIREMILQICDEARVQKDHVYALVFTGNTTMSHLAAGFSPASLGVAPFVPLYARGVTLSAADLALPVHDHAQVYLLPVISGFVGGDTVTAMVAAEIDEQPGPVLMVDIGTNGELVLADGARMLAASTAAGPAFEGARISCGMRAVEGAVEHINISDDVYLQVVGGKAPIGLCGSGLIDLCGELLKIGCLTADGRLLSVEEAPKNLPPKVARRLQRDSQGRPEFVFLETQEKRLSFTQNDARELQLAVAAIRAGMTLLLRHAGLQVEDLHGIYIAGGFGSYINRENAQRIALFPTEVHTEKIQFPGNLAFSGAQWVLLSKKARQQAEDLARRAEHIELSQDPDFALEFAMATLFPDEGCEA